In the genome of Candidatus Nealsonbacteria bacterium, one region contains:
- the serS gene encoding serine--tRNA ligase — MLDIKFIRENPKKVKEGCLKKGVKVDIDLLLEVDKKRRETLQDLEDIRAQKNKANKEIQQAKGQGEKSRVILKMRELDKNSDRLTKTLKTLNEEFNDLMRRIPNLPQDDVPTGKDEKENVVLKEVGEKPKFAEHPLISRPRSTRAFDFKPKDYMEIAEKLDLIDVKRAGKVAGARFGYIKREAALIEFALVNLAFEVLVKEGFIPIIPPVMLKSEMAQGMGYLEQADKEEAYYLPKDDLYLVGTSEQSVGVMYANEVLEEKELPKRYVGFSTCFRREAGAYGKDTKGILRVHQFDKIEMFSFTKPEESRKEHKFFLEMEEGLMQTLKIPYRVLNICSGDLGRPASAKYDIESWMPGQNQYRETHSTSNCTDFQARRLNIRYKDKNNKLNFVHTVNGTAFAIGRILIAIIENYQQKDGSILVPEVLQKYTGFKKISR, encoded by the coding sequence TTGGAAGTGGATAAAAAGCGCCGAGAAACCTTACAGGACTTGGAAGACATAAGGGCCCAGAAAAATAAAGCAAACAAAGAAATCCAACAAGCCAAGGGTCAGGGGGAAAAAAGCAGGGTTATTTTAAAAATGCGAGAATTGGACAAAAACAGCGACAGATTAACCAAAACTCTAAAAACTCTGAATGAAGAATTTAATGATTTGATGCGCCGGATTCCCAATCTGCCCCAGGATGATGTTCCAACGGGAAAAGACGAGAAAGAAAATGTGGTTTTGAAGGAAGTAGGGGAAAAACCAAAGTTCGCTGAGCATCCGCTCATCTCTCGCCCTCGCTCTACTCGGGCATTTGATTTCAAGCCAAAAGATTATATGGAAATTGCCGAGAAATTGGATTTGATTGATGTTAAAAGGGCTGGAAAAGTTGCTGGCGCCAGATTTGGCTACATAAAAAGAGAAGCCGCTTTAATTGAATTCGCCTTGGTTAATTTAGCGTTTGAAGTTTTAGTAAAAGAGGGGTTTATTCCGATAATTCCACCGGTAATGTTAAAGTCAGAGATGGCTCAGGGTATGGGTTATCTGGAACAAGCAGACAAAGAAGAGGCCTATTATCTTCCCAAAGATGATTTATATTTAGTCGGAACATCAGAGCAATCAGTTGGAGTTATGTATGCCAATGAAGTTCTTGAAGAAAAAGAACTGCCGAAAAGATACGTTGGTTTTTCTACTTGCTTCCGCCGGGAAGCCGGCGCCTATGGTAAAGATACTAAAGGAATTTTGCGCGTTCATCAGTTTGATAAAATTGAAATGTTCAGTTTTACCAAACCAGAAGAGTCCAGAAAAGAGCATAAATTTTTTCTGGAAATGGAAGAGGGACTAATGCAGACGCTGAAGATTCCTTATAGGGTTTTAAATATTTGTAGCGGTGATTTGGGCCGGCCGGCTAGCGCAAAATATGACATTGAATCATGGATGCCCGGCCAAAATCAATATCGCGAAACCCATTCTACTTCTAATTGTACCGATTTTCAGGCAAGGCGGCTCAATATCCGCTACAAAGATAAAAACAATAAATTAAATTTCGTTCATACCGTAAACGGCACGGCTTTTGCTATTGGCAGAATTTTGATAGCCATTATTGAAAACTATCAGCAAAAAGACGGAAGTATTTTAGTTCCCGAAGTTTTACAAAAATACACCGGGTTCAAAAAGATTAGTCGATGA